The Manis javanica isolate MJ-LG chromosome 4, MJ_LKY, whole genome shotgun sequence genome contains a region encoding:
- the SNF8 gene encoding vacuolar-sorting protein SNF8 isoform X1, with protein MHRRGVGAGAIAKKKLAEAKYKERGTVLAEDQLAQMSKQLDMFKTNLEEFASKHKQEIRKNPEFRVQFQDMCATIGVDPLASGKGFWSEMLGVGDFYYELGVQIIEVCLALKHRNGGLITLEELHQQVLKGRGKFAQDVSQDDLIRAIKKLKALGTGFGIIPVGGTYLIQSVPAELNMDHTVVLQLAEKNGFVTVSDIKASLKWETERARQVLEHLLKEGLAWLDLQAPGEAHYWLPALFTDLYSQEITAEEAREALP; from the exons ATGCATCGCCGCGGGGTGGGAGCTGGCGCCATCGCCAAGAAGAAGCTTGCCGAG GCCAAGTATAAGGAGCGAGGGACTGTCTTGGCTGAGGACCAACTGGCCCAG ATGTCCAAGCAGCTGGACATGTTTAAGACCAACTTGGAGGAATTTGCCAGCAAGCACAAGCAGGAGATCCGGAAGAATCCGGAGTTCCGGGTGCAGTTTCAGGACATGTGTGCCACCATTGGGGTGgatcctctggcct ctGGAAAAGGATTTTGGTCTGAGATGCTAGGTGTGGGAGACTTCTATTACGAGCTGGGTGTGCAGATTATTGAAGTGTGTCTAGCCCTGAAGCATCGGAATGGAG GTCTGATAACTCTGGAGGAACTGCATCAACAGGTGTTGAAAGGAAGGGGCAAATTCGCACAGGATGTCAGCCA AGACGACTTGATCAGGGCCATCAAGAAACTAAAGGCACTTGGCACTGGCTTCGGCATCATCCCTGTGGGTGGCACTTACCTCATTCAGTCTGTTCCAGCTGAGCTCAATATGGATCACACCGTGGTGCTGCAACTGGCAGAG AAAAATGGCTTCGTGACTGTCAGTGATATCAAAGCCAGTCTTAAATGGGAGACCGAGCGAGCGCGGCAGGTGCTG GAACACCTGCTGAAGGAAGGGCTGGCCTGGCTGGACCTGCAGGCCCCAGGGGAGGCCCACTACTGGTTGCCAGCTCTCTTCACTGACCTCTACTCCCAGGAAATTACAGCTGAGGAGGCCAGAGAAGCCCTTCCCTGA
- the GIP gene encoding gastric inhibitory polypeptide — MVAMKIFSLLLVSLLLTVVLGEKEEGHSRFHTRVRGSRPRGPRYSEGTFISDYSIAMDKIRQQDFVNWLLAQKGKKNNWKHNITQREAQTLELAHQSNRKEAAREQQGPLSKDPGDEDLLKDLLIQELLAWLVDQMELCRLRFQ, encoded by the exons ATGGTGGCCATGAAGATCTTCTCTTTGCTTCTGGTGTCCTTACTCCTGACAGTGGTTctaggagagaaagaagagggtcACTCCAG ATTCCACACTAGGGTCAGAGGCTCCCGACCCCGAGGCCCCAGGTACTCTGAGGGGACTTTCATCAGTGACTACAGTATTGCCATGGACAAGATCCGCCAACAAGACTTTGTGAACTGGCTGCTGGCACAGAAGGGGAAGAAGAACAA CTGGAAACATAACATCACCCAGAGGGAGGCCCAGACCCTGGAGCTGGCCCATCAATCTAACAGGAAGGAGGCGGCAAGGGAACAGCAGGG GCCCCTGTCCAAGGATCCTGGCGATGAAGATCTGCTAAAGGATTTACTGATTCAAGAGCTGCTAGCCTGGCTGGTGGACCAGATGGAACTCTGCAGGCTCAG GTTTCAGTGA
- the SNF8 gene encoding vacuolar-sorting protein SNF8 isoform X3, translated as MHRRGVGAGAIAKKKLAEAKYKERGTVLAEDQLAQMSKQLDMFKTNLEEFASKHKQEIRKNPEFRVQFQDMCATIGVDPLASGKGFWSEMLGVGDFYYELGVQIIEVCLALKHRNGGLITLEELHQQVLKGRGKFAQDVSQDDLIRAIKKLKALGTGFGIIPVGGTYLIQSVPAELNMDHTVVLQLAEEHLLKEGLAWLDLQAPGEAHYWLPALFTDLYSQEITAEEAREALP; from the exons ATGCATCGCCGCGGGGTGGGAGCTGGCGCCATCGCCAAGAAGAAGCTTGCCGAG GCCAAGTATAAGGAGCGAGGGACTGTCTTGGCTGAGGACCAACTGGCCCAG ATGTCCAAGCAGCTGGACATGTTTAAGACCAACTTGGAGGAATTTGCCAGCAAGCACAAGCAGGAGATCCGGAAGAATCCGGAGTTCCGGGTGCAGTTTCAGGACATGTGTGCCACCATTGGGGTGgatcctctggcct ctGGAAAAGGATTTTGGTCTGAGATGCTAGGTGTGGGAGACTTCTATTACGAGCTGGGTGTGCAGATTATTGAAGTGTGTCTAGCCCTGAAGCATCGGAATGGAG GTCTGATAACTCTGGAGGAACTGCATCAACAGGTGTTGAAAGGAAGGGGCAAATTCGCACAGGATGTCAGCCA AGACGACTTGATCAGGGCCATCAAGAAACTAAAGGCACTTGGCACTGGCTTCGGCATCATCCCTGTGGGTGGCACTTACCTCATTCAGTCTGTTCCAGCTGAGCTCAATATGGATCACACCGTGGTGCTGCAACTGGCAGAG GAACACCTGCTGAAGGAAGGGCTGGCCTGGCTGGACCTGCAGGCCCCAGGGGAGGCCCACTACTGGTTGCCAGCTCTCTTCACTGACCTCTACTCCCAGGAAATTACAGCTGAGGAGGCCAGAGAAGCCCTTCCCTGA
- the SNF8 gene encoding vacuolar-sorting protein SNF8 isoform X4, with product MHRRGVGAGAIAKKKLAEAKYKERGTVLAEDQLAQMSKQLDMFKTNLEEFASKHKQEIRKNPEFRVQFQDMCATIGVDPLACLITLEELHQQVLKGRGKFAQDVSQDDLIRAIKKLKALGTGFGIIPVGGTYLIQSVPAELNMDHTVVLQLAEKNGFVTVSDIKASLKWETERARQVLEHLLKEGLAWLDLQAPGEAHYWLPALFTDLYSQEITAEEAREALP from the exons ATGCATCGCCGCGGGGTGGGAGCTGGCGCCATCGCCAAGAAGAAGCTTGCCGAG GCCAAGTATAAGGAGCGAGGGACTGTCTTGGCTGAGGACCAACTGGCCCAG ATGTCCAAGCAGCTGGACATGTTTAAGACCAACTTGGAGGAATTTGCCAGCAAGCACAAGCAGGAGATCCGGAAGAATCCGGAGTTCCGGGTGCAGTTTCAGGACATGTGTGCCACCATTGGGGTGgatcctctggcct GTCTGATAACTCTGGAGGAACTGCATCAACAGGTGTTGAAAGGAAGGGGCAAATTCGCACAGGATGTCAGCCA AGACGACTTGATCAGGGCCATCAAGAAACTAAAGGCACTTGGCACTGGCTTCGGCATCATCCCTGTGGGTGGCACTTACCTCATTCAGTCTGTTCCAGCTGAGCTCAATATGGATCACACCGTGGTGCTGCAACTGGCAGAG AAAAATGGCTTCGTGACTGTCAGTGATATCAAAGCCAGTCTTAAATGGGAGACCGAGCGAGCGCGGCAGGTGCTG GAACACCTGCTGAAGGAAGGGCTGGCCTGGCTGGACCTGCAGGCCCCAGGGGAGGCCCACTACTGGTTGCCAGCTCTCTTCACTGACCTCTACTCCCAGGAAATTACAGCTGAGGAGGCCAGAGAAGCCCTTCCCTGA
- the SNF8 gene encoding vacuolar-sorting protein SNF8 isoform X2 — MHRRGVGAGAIAKKKLAEAKYKERGTVLAEDQLAQMSKQLDMFKTNLEEFASKHKQEIRKNPEFRVQFQDMCATIGVDPLASGKGFWSEMLGVGDFYYELGVQIIEVCLALKHRNGGLITLEELHQQVLKGRGKFAQDVSQDDLIRAIKKLKALGTGFGIIPVGGTYLIQSVPAELNMDHTVVLQLAEKNGFVTVSDIKASLKWETERARQVLVCDFWNSPVKMGPGRAEVGGWNTC; from the exons ATGCATCGCCGCGGGGTGGGAGCTGGCGCCATCGCCAAGAAGAAGCTTGCCGAG GCCAAGTATAAGGAGCGAGGGACTGTCTTGGCTGAGGACCAACTGGCCCAG ATGTCCAAGCAGCTGGACATGTTTAAGACCAACTTGGAGGAATTTGCCAGCAAGCACAAGCAGGAGATCCGGAAGAATCCGGAGTTCCGGGTGCAGTTTCAGGACATGTGTGCCACCATTGGGGTGgatcctctggcct ctGGAAAAGGATTTTGGTCTGAGATGCTAGGTGTGGGAGACTTCTATTACGAGCTGGGTGTGCAGATTATTGAAGTGTGTCTAGCCCTGAAGCATCGGAATGGAG GTCTGATAACTCTGGAGGAACTGCATCAACAGGTGTTGAAAGGAAGGGGCAAATTCGCACAGGATGTCAGCCA AGACGACTTGATCAGGGCCATCAAGAAACTAAAGGCACTTGGCACTGGCTTCGGCATCATCCCTGTGGGTGGCACTTACCTCATTCAGTCTGTTCCAGCTGAGCTCAATATGGATCACACCGTGGTGCTGCAACTGGCAGAG AAAAATGGCTTCGTGACTGTCAGTGATATCAAAGCCAGTCTTAAATGGGAGACCGAGCGAGCGCGGCAGGTGCTGGTATGTGACTTTTGGAACAGCCCAGTAAAGATGGGCCCCGGACGGGCAGAGGTGGGTGGATG GAACACCTGCTGA